In the Magnetospira sp. QH-2 genome, one interval contains:
- the hpnD gene encoding presqualene diphosphate synthase HpnD — MTESTPQDVAYVQSLVEKSGSSFYWAMRLLPEERRNGMFAVYGFCREVDDVADEPAPLDDKIRRLAAWRDEIESLYAGAPETPVGRVLKPHVARVGLLKEDFLAIIDGMEMDAVEPLRLQTMEELKLYCHRVAVAVGRLSNRVFGIDDEKGDVVAAHLGLALQLTNILRDLKEDAERDRLYLPRELLQRHAIEATEPGEVLAHPHLPKVCMELAVLAEQSYRSAEKALKHCEADRMKPAIVMKEVYHKVLERLRKRGWKRLDERVRLSKAEKMWIGLRHGLL, encoded by the coding sequence ATGACCGAGTCTACGCCGCAAGATGTTGCCTATGTGCAGTCCCTGGTGGAAAAATCAGGGTCGTCGTTCTATTGGGCCATGCGCCTGCTGCCCGAGGAACGGCGCAACGGCATGTTCGCCGTTTATGGATTTTGCCGCGAAGTGGACGATGTGGCCGATGAACCAGCGCCTCTGGATGATAAGATCCGCCGTCTGGCTGCCTGGCGGGACGAGATCGAATCCCTTTATGCGGGGGCACCGGAAACCCCGGTCGGGCGGGTGCTGAAACCCCATGTGGCCCGGGTCGGATTGCTCAAGGAGGACTTCCTGGCGATCATCGACGGTATGGAGATGGATGCCGTCGAGCCGCTTCGCCTGCAAACCATGGAAGAACTGAAACTCTATTGCCACCGTGTGGCGGTGGCGGTGGGGCGGCTGTCCAACCGGGTGTTCGGCATTGACGATGAAAAAGGCGATGTGGTGGCGGCTCATCTGGGGCTGGCGTTGCAGTTGACCAACATCTTGCGTGATCTCAAGGAGGATGCGGAGCGGGACCGTTTGTACCTGCCTCGCGAATTGCTGCAACGACATGCGATCGAGGCCACCGAACCGGGCGAGGTCCTGGCGCATCCCCATCTGCCCAAGGTCTGTATGGAACTGGCTGTTTTGGCCGAACAGTCCTACCGATCCGCCGAGAAGGCGCTGAAGCACTGCGAGGCGGATCGCATGAAACCGGCCATCGTCATGAAAGAGGTCTATCACAAGGTCCTCGAAAGGTTGCGCAAACGCGGCTGGAAACGGCTGGACGAACGGGTGCGTCTGAGCAAGGCCGAGAAAATGTGGATCGGCCTGCGGCACGGCCTGCTGTGA
- the hpnE gene encoding hydroxysqualene dehydroxylase HpnE, whose product MTIHIIGAGLAGLSTAVRLSRIGRRVAVWESAGQAGGRCRSYHDAILDRLIDNGNHLLLSGNNDTYEYLLMLGVVDHLVGPPKAAFPFLDLETDERWCLEPGAGRIPWWIFNRHRRVPGTGVWSYLRGIRLAFAGPDLTVARCLGEGSRLYRRFWEPLAVAALNASGEEGAAQLLWPVLKETFGRGEAACRPRMARDGLGPAFIDPAVSFLRKCDIEVEFGHRCKAIDEDGERITALDLGSLHLDLGPEDVVVLAVPPAQASSLIKKINVPVGNRSILNLHFKLEEAVGDLQVIGLVGGLSQWVFARGDVASVTVSAADAWMDADSEDLAKRAWPEVCRALGRPETPLPLHRVVKEKRATFAQTPDNLARRPGTRTAWRNLVLAGDWTDTGLPATIEGAIRSGRHAAEAVQKYVSHS is encoded by the coding sequence GTGACCATCCATATCATTGGCGCTGGTTTGGCCGGACTCTCCACCGCCGTCCGCCTGTCGCGCATTGGACGCCGGGTGGCGGTCTGGGAAAGTGCCGGTCAGGCCGGCGGACGCTGCCGGTCCTATCACGATGCGATCCTCGATCGGTTGATTGATAACGGCAATCACCTGCTACTCAGCGGCAACAACGATACCTACGAATACCTCTTGATGCTGGGCGTGGTGGATCATCTGGTGGGACCGCCCAAGGCGGCGTTCCCGTTTCTCGATTTGGAGACCGATGAACGTTGGTGCCTGGAGCCGGGGGCGGGAAGGATACCTTGGTGGATCTTCAACCGCCATCGGCGGGTGCCGGGGACCGGGGTCTGGTCTTACCTGCGGGGGATCCGCCTCGCTTTTGCGGGGCCGGATCTGACCGTGGCCCGCTGCCTGGGCGAGGGGAGCAGGCTCTATCGCCGGTTCTGGGAGCCTTTGGCGGTGGCGGCGCTGAATGCATCGGGGGAGGAAGGCGCGGCCCAACTGCTCTGGCCGGTGCTCAAAGAGACTTTCGGACGCGGCGAGGCGGCTTGTCGCCCACGCATGGCGCGCGATGGATTGGGGCCGGCGTTCATCGACCCAGCGGTGTCTTTCCTGCGCAAATGCGATATCGAAGTGGAGTTTGGGCATCGCTGCAAGGCCATCGACGAAGATGGCGAACGGATCACGGCTCTCGACCTGGGAAGCCTGCATTTGGATCTGGGACCGGAGGACGTGGTGGTCCTGGCCGTGCCCCCGGCGCAGGCGAGTTCCCTGATTAAGAAAATCAATGTTCCAGTAGGCAATAGGTCAATCCTAAATCTTCACTTTAAGTTGGAGGAGGCGGTCGGAGATCTACAGGTCATCGGTCTGGTGGGGGGATTGAGCCAATGGGTTTTTGCCCGTGGTGACGTTGCATCGGTCACCGTGAGTGCCGCCGATGCATGGATGGACGCGGACTCCGAAGATCTGGCCAAGCGGGCCTGGCCGGAGGTTTGCCGGGCCCTGGGGCGGCCCGAAACGCCCTTGCCGCTTCACAGGGTGGTGAAGGAAAAGCGCGCCACATTTGCTCAGACCCCGGACAATCTGGCGCGGCGACCGGGCACCCGCACGGCCTGGCGCAATCTGGTTTTGGCCGGGGATTGGACCGACACGGGGCTGCCCGCGACCATTGAGGGGGCCATACGGTCCGGCCGCCATGCGGCGGAAGCGGTACAGAAATACGTGTCCCATTCTTGA
- the shc gene encoding squalene--hopene cyclase, whose amino-acid sequence MNHTSDTSEDLKAVDRLVGEAADWLVDLQEADGHLVFELEADATIPAEYILLNHFLGEPNDKLERKIAVYLRRIQNDEGGWPLFHEGDTDISASVKAYFALKIVGDDPEAPHMVKARQLILGMGGAAKSNVFTRIMLAQFEQIPWRGIPFIPIEVILLPEWFPFHMDKVSYWSRTVMMPLLVLYALHAKARHPRKVHIRELFVTPPEKEKRYNVNPTGHWVGEALLVADKYARRMSFLIPKSWKRKAIDKAMTFIRERINGENGLGAIFPAMANSVMAMDALGYQRDHPDYVVARKSIDNLLVCKETETYCQPCVSPVWDTSLAAHALMEAGRDEAAHAALDWLQGRQVLHVNGDWTARRPDVRPGGWAFQYWNDYYPDVDDTAVVGMALDRQGDPKYIENIDRAVEWIVGMQSSNGGWGAFDAENEHYFLNHIPFADHGALLDPPTEDVTARCLGFLAQVGYGKDHPAVQAALDYLYREQLDDGSWFGRWGSNYIYGTWSVLNALNGVGEDMDSEAVRRAVDWLKSRQQADGGWGESCSSYYDAREAEDSVPTPSHTSWALLGLMAAGEVNSEAVRRGIRWLSQAPRDGGKWHEELYNAPGFPRVFYLHYHGYSAYFPLWALARYRNLVSGNAHRPLYGM is encoded by the coding sequence GTGAATCACACGTCGGACACGTCCGAGGATCTGAAGGCCGTTGACCGCTTGGTCGGCGAGGCCGCTGATTGGCTTGTCGACCTCCAGGAGGCGGACGGGCATCTTGTCTTCGAGTTGGAGGCCGATGCGACGATCCCGGCAGAGTATATACTTCTCAATCACTTCCTGGGTGAACCTAATGATAAACTAGAGAGGAAGATCGCTGTTTACCTGCGCCGCATTCAAAATGACGAGGGCGGCTGGCCGCTGTTTCACGAAGGCGATACGGATATCAGTGCCTCGGTGAAGGCCTACTTTGCGCTGAAGATCGTCGGCGATGATCCGGAAGCCCCGCACATGGTCAAGGCCCGCCAATTGATTCTCGGCATGGGCGGCGCGGCCAAATCCAATGTGTTTACCCGCATCATGCTGGCGCAGTTTGAGCAAATCCCCTGGCGCGGCATCCCGTTTATTCCCATCGAGGTGATTCTCCTGCCCGAGTGGTTTCCCTTCCACATGGACAAGGTCTCTTACTGGTCGCGCACGGTGATGATGCCGCTGCTGGTGCTTTATGCCCTGCACGCCAAGGCCCGGCACCCGCGCAAGGTCCATATCCGCGAGCTGTTCGTCACGCCACCGGAAAAGGAAAAGCGCTACAACGTCAATCCGACGGGTCATTGGGTGGGCGAGGCCTTGCTGGTGGCTGACAAGTATGCTCGGCGCATGAGCTTCCTGATCCCCAAGTCCTGGAAGCGCAAGGCCATCGACAAGGCCATGACGTTTATCCGCGAGCGTATCAATGGCGAGAACGGCCTCGGGGCCATTTTTCCGGCCATGGCCAACTCAGTGATGGCCATGGATGCCCTGGGCTATCAGCGGGACCATCCGGATTACGTTGTTGCACGAAAATCAATCGATAACCTATTGGTGTGCAAAGAAACAGAGACCTATTGTCAGCCCTGTGTATCGCCGGTCTGGGATACCAGCCTCGCCGCCCATGCCTTGATGGAAGCGGGTAGAGATGAGGCCGCTCATGCGGCGTTGGATTGGCTGCAGGGGCGTCAGGTATTGCATGTGAACGGCGACTGGACGGCCCGGCGCCCGGACGTGCGCCCCGGTGGCTGGGCTTTCCAATACTGGAATGACTACTACCCCGACGTGGACGATACGGCGGTGGTCGGCATGGCCCTGGACCGTCAGGGGGACCCCAAGTACATCGAGAACATCGATCGGGCGGTGGAATGGATTGTCGGCATGCAAAGCAGCAACGGTGGCTGGGGCGCCTTCGATGCCGAGAACGAGCACTATTTCCTCAACCATATTCCCTTTGCCGATCATGGCGCCTTGCTCGATCCGCCGACCGAGGATGTGACCGCCCGCTGTCTCGGGTTCCTGGCCCAGGTGGGCTATGGCAAGGATCATCCAGCGGTGCAGGCAGCCTTGGACTATCTGTATCGGGAACAGTTGGACGACGGGTCCTGGTTCGGACGGTGGGGTTCCAATTATATCTATGGGACCTGGTCGGTGCTCAACGCTCTCAACGGCGTCGGCGAGGATATGGATTCCGAGGCGGTCCGCCGGGCGGTGGATTGGCTGAAATCCCGCCAGCAAGCGGACGGTGGCTGGGGCGAGAGCTGTTCGAGCTACTATGATGCCCGCGAGGCGGAGGACTCGGTCCCGACACCGTCTCATACCTCCTGGGCCCTGCTCGGGTTGATGGCGGCGGGGGAGGTGAATAGCGAAGCGGTGCGGCGCGGAATACGCTGGCTCAGTCAGGCACCGCGCGACGGCGGTAAATGGCACGAGGAGCTCTATAACGCGCCGGGCTTTCCCCGGGTGTTCTATCTGCACTATCATGGTTACTCGGCTTATTTCCCCCTGTGGGCTTTGGCCCGCTACCGCAACCTGGTGAGTGGAAACGCCCATCGGCCTCTCTACGGGATGTGA